In the genome of Bradyrhizobium arachidis, one region contains:
- a CDS encoding ABC transporter substrate-binding protein, translating into MRRREFMSLIGAAAAFPVLARAQDRLPSVAVLTGNVPGDTGAQMRVDAFQQGLADRGWIANQNYRLEVRWPGPSPARQQVEARELIAGAPDVLLSTSTGTTRALRDATQNIPIIFVGLSDPVGTGLVVNLARPTDNLTGFSLYEHSMSGKWLSLLKDMAPGMTSAALLFNPDSSPYAPFYLQAAHQMESRLGLQVTGASVRSGPEIAAVIEAAARSGGGLVVLPDGGFFGPQSQMAIALLAQRRVPAIFAVRFYAVNGGLMSYGADLTQQFRDGAGYVDRVLRGAEIRTLPVQFATRFELVINMKTTHALGLTVPNRLLLDAELIE; encoded by the coding sequence ATGAGACGCCGTGAGTTCATGTCGCTGATCGGCGCGGCGGCTGCGTTTCCGGTGCTGGCGAGGGCGCAGGACCGGCTGCCGTCCGTCGCTGTCCTGACCGGCAATGTCCCGGGCGATACCGGCGCGCAGATGCGGGTCGATGCCTTTCAGCAGGGCCTTGCCGACCGCGGCTGGATCGCCAACCAGAACTACCGGCTCGAGGTGCGCTGGCCGGGCCCGAGCCCGGCACGGCAGCAGGTGGAGGCGCGCGAGCTGATCGCCGGCGCGCCGGACGTGCTGCTGTCGACCAGCACCGGAACGACGCGCGCGCTGCGCGACGCCACGCAGAACATTCCGATCATCTTCGTCGGCCTGTCCGATCCCGTCGGGACAGGCCTCGTCGTCAACCTGGCGCGGCCGACGGACAATCTCACCGGCTTTTCGCTCTATGAGCATTCGATGAGCGGGAAGTGGCTGAGCCTGCTCAAGGACATGGCACCCGGCATGACCAGCGCCGCGCTGCTGTTCAATCCGGACTCCTCTCCTTACGCGCCGTTCTATCTTCAGGCTGCGCATCAAATGGAAAGCCGTCTCGGCCTTCAGGTCACCGGCGCCAGCGTTCGCAGCGGGCCTGAGATCGCAGCCGTGATCGAGGCTGCGGCGCGCAGCGGCGGCGGCCTCGTCGTGCTGCCGGACGGCGGCTTCTTCGGACCGCAGAGCCAGATGGCGATTGCTCTCTTGGCGCAGCGCCGCGTGCCCGCGATCTTCGCCGTCCGCTTCTACGCGGTGAACGGCGGGCTGATGTCCTACGGCGCTGATCTCACCCAGCAGTTTCGCGATGGGGCAGGTTATGTCGACCGCGTCCTGCGCGGCGCGGAGATCCGCACATTGCCGGTGCAGTTCGCCACCAGGTTCGAGCTCGTCATCAACATGAAGACCACCCATGCCCTCGGGCTGACCGTTCCGAACCGGCTGCTGCTGGATGCCGAGCTGATCGAATGA
- a CDS encoding aspartate:alanine exchanger family transporter — protein MHAFFTFLQQNPYLLLFFVVGLAVYIGRASIKGYGLGMVAGAIVVGAGLSVWASTYGVKLELNNFAKSLFYYLFMYGVGLRVGPSFINSLRGDGLKFCLLAVVSSVIGLSLVVIGAKMFSLPPGAAGGMLAGSQTMSAAIGSAEQAVTSGVVKLPAGMKPEEASGMIALSYGITYIWGTVGIILICKYLPRWWGVDAKAAAKQYETEFGVKDLEGGGLTGYRQFGLRAYRLENPATVGMTIAKFRAINPEYRIVNVGRNGVPQGADPEFVLQKGDVVALGGATEHLTEKMGLIGPEVADAKTLGIPMDQAEILVTNKEMVGRTFESFRDTAIAGQLQVTKVERGGVQIPAGLKTKLERMDIVSVVGLKSAVNELGEMWGRIARANTSTDLLTLAVGMIVGFLIGMIEFPAFGAKIGLGNAGGLLLSGVIVSSVVSRLRFFGNTPNAARNVLEDLGLVVFVAIVGVNAGAGLLAQLTGAVALKIFLVGFIACTIPPFIVWAIGYHVFKINPAVLMGGVAGARSHSGPCREAAVEIQSSVPWIGFPVGYAVSGILLTVFGYFAMILAQ, from the coding sequence ATGCACGCGTTTTTCACGTTCCTCCAGCAGAACCCGTATCTGCTGCTGTTCTTCGTCGTCGGTCTCGCCGTCTATATCGGCCGGGCCAGCATCAAGGGTTACGGCCTCGGCATGGTCGCCGGCGCTATCGTGGTCGGCGCCGGCCTGTCGGTGTGGGCCTCCACCTATGGCGTCAAGCTCGAGCTGAACAATTTCGCCAAGAGCCTGTTCTACTATCTCTTTATGTACGGCGTCGGCCTGCGCGTTGGCCCGTCCTTCATCAACAGCCTCAGGGGCGACGGACTCAAATTCTGTCTCCTGGCCGTCGTGTCGAGCGTGATCGGCCTCTCGCTTGTCGTCATCGGCGCCAAGATGTTCTCACTGCCGCCCGGCGCGGCCGGCGGCATGCTGGCGGGATCGCAGACCATGTCGGCGGCGATCGGTTCCGCCGAGCAGGCCGTCACCTCCGGCGTCGTCAAGCTTCCAGCCGGGATGAAGCCCGAGGAAGCCTCCGGCATGATCGCGCTGTCCTACGGCATCACCTACATCTGGGGCACCGTCGGCATCATCCTGATCTGCAAATATCTGCCGCGCTGGTGGGGCGTCGATGCCAAGGCCGCCGCCAAGCAGTATGAGACGGAATTCGGCGTCAAGGATCTCGAAGGCGGCGGCCTGACCGGCTATCGCCAGTTCGGCCTGCGAGCCTACCGGCTGGAAAACCCGGCGACGGTCGGCATGACCATCGCCAAGTTCCGCGCGATCAATCCGGAATACCGGATCGTCAATGTGGGGCGCAACGGCGTGCCGCAAGGAGCCGATCCCGAGTTCGTGCTGCAAAAGGGCGACGTTGTCGCGCTCGGCGGCGCGACCGAGCACCTCACCGAGAAGATGGGCCTGATCGGCCCGGAGGTCGCCGATGCCAAGACGCTGGGCATTCCCATGGACCAGGCGGAGATTCTCGTCACCAACAAGGAGATGGTGGGACGCACCTTCGAGTCCTTCCGCGACACCGCGATCGCCGGCCAGTTGCAGGTCACCAAGGTCGAGCGTGGCGGCGTGCAGATTCCGGCTGGTCTCAAGACCAAGCTGGAGCGCATGGACATCGTCTCGGTGGTCGGCCTGAAGTCCGCCGTCAACGAGCTCGGCGAGATGTGGGGCCGCATCGCGCGGGCCAACACCTCGACCGATCTGCTCACGCTCGCCGTCGGCATGATCGTCGGGTTCCTCATCGGCATGATCGAGTTCCCGGCGTTCGGTGCCAAGATCGGTCTCGGCAATGCCGGCGGCCTGTTGCTGTCCGGTGTGATCGTGTCCTCGGTGGTGTCGCGGCTGCGCTTCTTCGGCAATACGCCGAACGCGGCCCGCAACGTGCTGGAGGATCTCGGCCTCGTCGTCTTCGTCGCCATCGTCGGCGTCAACGCCGGGGCGGGTCTGCTGGCGCAGCTCACCGGTGCGGTGGCGCTGAAGATCTTCCTGGTCGGCTTCATTGCCTGCACCATCCCGCCCTTCATCGTCTGGGCGATCGGCTACCACGTCTTCAAGATCAACCCGGCCGTGCTGATGGGCGGCGTTGCGGGCGCGCGCTCGCATTCCGGCCCATGCCGCGAGGCCGCGGTCGAAATCCAGAGCTCCGTGCCGTGGATCGGCTTCCCGGTCGGCTATGCCGTCTCGGGCATCCTGCTCACGGTGTTCGGTTACTTCGCGATGATCCTGGCTCAATAG
- a CDS encoding sensor histidine kinase: MSTDAVRPRHAAAALLCLALLVAACMSLAPAAAAERSLRGELKRVLLLHSFGREFRPWSEFARSIKAELEQQSPWPLDIQEHALLTARFNNPGPEAPFVEYLHSLYQGAMPDIVLSIGAPAARFAQRYRARLFPDTPLILSTVEQRLVNRADLTDNDVVIAVRNDFMAAFDNILQLLPDTRTIAIVIGASPLEKFWVEEVKRELKPLGERVELVWYSDLPFEEILKRAAKLPPHTALFWGLMSVDAAGIVHESDIALRSLHAVTNAPIFSYQDPFFGGSTVGGPMHSVAETSSRTVSAAIRILGGEKPGNVKYEPIGFAPPRYDWRELQRWGISESRLPPGSEILFREPNIWERYRWQMLLITAVFLVQAGLISGLLHERRRRRFAEVESRQRLAELAHANRYSAVGELTTSIAHELNQPLGSILTNAETAELMLKNPSPDMDEIRQILADIRRDDQRASEVIRRLRRVLRKTPFEVGEIELNDTVREAIGLVTAVADGRRIVLTYTPALTLLHVRGDPVQLQQVVLNLIINAMDAMSDAGMKKREVRVTTVRAGSYAEIRVADTGPGIASADLGSVFNPFFTTKPEGMGMGLAIVKTIVEAHHGTIRVENQPWGGAQFTIRLPLLD; the protein is encoded by the coding sequence ATGTCCACTGACGCGGTCAGGCCACGGCACGCAGCGGCTGCGCTCCTTTGTCTTGCCCTGCTCGTTGCCGCGTGCATGTCGCTCGCGCCGGCCGCTGCGGCCGAGCGGAGCCTGCGCGGCGAGCTCAAGCGCGTGCTGCTGCTGCATTCCTTCGGCCGCGAATTCCGGCCGTGGAGCGAGTTCGCGCGCAGCATCAAGGCCGAGCTCGAGCAGCAATCGCCGTGGCCGCTCGACATCCAGGAGCACGCGCTGCTCACGGCGCGCTTCAACAATCCCGGTCCAGAGGCGCCCTTCGTCGAGTATCTGCATTCGCTCTACCAGGGGGCAATGCCCGACATCGTCTTGAGCATCGGCGCGCCTGCCGCCCGGTTCGCGCAGCGATACCGCGCGCGGCTGTTTCCCGACACGCCGCTTATTCTGTCCACGGTCGAGCAGCGGCTGGTGAATCGCGCCGATCTCACCGACAACGACGTCGTCATCGCGGTCCGCAACGATTTCATGGCCGCATTCGACAACATCCTGCAGCTCTTGCCGGACACCAGGACGATCGCGATCGTGATCGGCGCCTCGCCGCTCGAGAAGTTCTGGGTCGAGGAGGTGAAGCGGGAGCTGAAACCCCTGGGCGAGCGGGTCGAGCTCGTCTGGTATTCGGACCTGCCGTTCGAGGAGATCCTGAAGCGCGCAGCGAAGCTGCCGCCGCACACCGCGCTGTTCTGGGGGCTGATGTCGGTCGACGCGGCCGGGATCGTCCACGAGAGCGACATCGCCCTGCGCAGCCTGCATGCCGTCACGAATGCGCCGATCTTTTCCTACCAGGACCCATTCTTCGGCGGCAGCACCGTCGGGGGACCGATGCATTCGGTCGCGGAAACGAGCTCCAGAACCGTGAGCGCCGCGATCCGGATTCTCGGCGGCGAGAAACCCGGAAACGTCAAATACGAGCCGATCGGCTTTGCGCCGCCGCGATATGATTGGCGGGAATTGCAGCGCTGGGGCATCAGCGAGAGCCGTCTGCCTCCCGGCAGCGAGATCCTGTTTCGCGAGCCGAACATCTGGGAGCGCTATCGTTGGCAGATGTTGCTGATCACGGCCGTCTTCCTGGTCCAGGCGGGTCTGATCAGCGGCCTTCTGCACGAGCGTCGCCGCCGCCGGTTCGCCGAAGTGGAATCGCGCCAGCGCCTCGCCGAGCTCGCGCACGCCAACCGCTATTCAGCCGTCGGCGAGCTGACGACGTCGATTGCCCACGAATTGAACCAGCCGCTCGGCTCGATCCTGACCAATGCCGAGACGGCGGAGCTCATGCTCAAGAACCCGTCGCCAGACATGGACGAGATCCGGCAGATCCTCGCCGACATCAGGCGCGACGATCAGCGGGCGAGCGAGGTGATCCGCAGGCTGCGCAGGGTGCTGAGGAAGACGCCGTTCGAGGTCGGCGAGATCGAACTCAACGACACGGTGCGCGAGGCGATCGGCCTGGTGACGGCCGTCGCCGATGGACGCCGGATCGTGCTGACCTACACGCCTGCTCTGACGCTTTTGCACGTCAGGGGCGACCCGGTGCAGCTCCAGCAGGTCGTTCTCAACCTGATCATCAATGCGATGGATGCGATGTCCGATGCCGGCATGAAGAAGCGCGAGGTCCGCGTGACGACGGTGCGCGCCGGCAGCTACGCCGAGATCAGGGTTGCCGATACCGGTCCGGGGATCGCGTCCGCCGATCTCGGCAGTGTCTTCAACCCGTTCTTCACGACCAAGCCGGAAGGCATGGGGATGGGGCTTGCGATCGTCAAGACCATCGTCGAGGCCCATCACGGCACGATCCGCGTCGAGAACCAGCCATGGGGCGGCGCGCAGTTCACGATCCGCCTGCCGCTGCTCGACTGA
- a CDS encoding SulP family inorganic anion transporter, translating into MSTPSNPTWTRFFPPAEWLATYRREWLPSDAVAGITLAAYAIPVSLAYAALAGLPPQVGVYGYLLGGIGYALLGASRQLAIGPTSAISLMIAASVGALAGGDAVRYAQIASLAAFAVAVLCFIAWLFKLSVLVRLVSDSILVGFKAGAGLTIIMSQLPSLLGVPGGGHNFFDRAIKLAGQLGAIHPLVLGIGAVALLLLLLGERRLPGKPVGITIVALAIIVATVLGLPGLGVPVTGKIPEGLPALGVPTFGLLEFDDLFPLAAGCVLLAYIEGVSAARSFAAKHGYPLDVRQEFLGLGAANLAAAFGHAYPVAGGLSQSAVNDNAGARTPLALVICSVALGLCLLFFTGLLTNLPKAVLAAIVFAAVYRLVDVRALLRMWKVSRIDFYAAAIALVAVLLLGILQGVLLAAIASIFLLLARASRPNVAFLGRLPGSGRYSDSARHEDVEPLVGIIAFRPEASLLYINAETILDTVLAALRSSPGIHLVACDLSASPYIDLAGARMLHELHDELASRKVTLCIVGAHAQLRDLLRAEGLAQKTDSDQWLRSLDSLLGSDQAASAQRTG; encoded by the coding sequence ATGAGCACACCGTCCAATCCGACCTGGACGCGGTTCTTTCCGCCGGCCGAATGGCTTGCAACCTATCGGCGCGAATGGCTGCCGTCCGACGCCGTCGCCGGCATCACGCTTGCCGCCTACGCCATTCCGGTCTCGCTCGCTTATGCGGCGCTCGCCGGGCTGCCGCCGCAAGTCGGCGTCTACGGCTACCTGCTCGGCGGTATTGGCTATGCCCTGCTCGGGGCGTCGCGCCAGCTCGCGATCGGCCCAACCTCGGCGATCTCGCTGATGATCGCTGCGAGCGTCGGCGCGCTCGCCGGCGGCGATGCGGTGCGCTATGCGCAGATCGCAAGCCTTGCGGCCTTTGCCGTAGCGGTGCTGTGCTTCATCGCCTGGCTGTTCAAGCTCAGCGTGCTGGTCCGTCTCGTCAGCGACAGCATCCTGGTCGGCTTCAAGGCGGGGGCCGGGCTCACCATCATCATGAGCCAGCTGCCGAGCCTGCTCGGCGTTCCCGGCGGCGGCCACAATTTCTTCGATCGCGCCATCAAGCTGGCCGGGCAGCTCGGCGCCATCCATCCGCTCGTGCTCGGCATCGGCGCCGTCGCGCTGTTGCTGCTGCTCCTCGGTGAACGGCGCTTGCCGGGCAAGCCGGTCGGGATCACCATCGTTGCGCTCGCGATCATTGTGGCAACGGTGCTCGGCCTCCCCGGTCTCGGTGTGCCCGTTACCGGGAAGATACCGGAGGGGCTGCCGGCGCTTGGCGTTCCGACATTCGGCCTGCTTGAGTTCGACGATCTGTTTCCGCTCGCGGCAGGTTGCGTGCTGCTGGCCTATATCGAAGGCGTATCGGCGGCCCGCAGCTTCGCGGCCAAGCACGGCTATCCGCTCGACGTCCGCCAGGAATTTCTCGGCCTGGGCGCGGCGAACCTCGCCGCCGCGTTCGGCCATGCCTATCCCGTCGCCGGCGGTCTGTCGCAATCGGCGGTCAACGACAATGCCGGCGCACGCACGCCGCTGGCGCTGGTGATCTGCTCGGTGGCGCTCGGGCTGTGCCTGCTGTTCTTCACGGGACTGTTGACCAATCTGCCCAAGGCGGTGCTGGCGGCCATCGTCTTCGCCGCCGTCTACAGGCTGGTCGATGTTCGTGCGCTGCTGCGCATGTGGAAGGTCAGCCGGATCGATTTCTACGCGGCGGCGATTGCCCTGGTCGCCGTGCTCCTGCTCGGTATCCTCCAGGGCGTCCTGCTGGCCGCGATCGCGTCGATCTTCCTGCTGCTGGCGCGAGCCTCGCGGCCGAACGTCGCGTTTCTCGGCCGCTTGCCCGGCAGCGGGCGTTATTCGGACAGCGCAAGGCATGAGGACGTCGAGCCGCTGGTCGGCATCATCGCGTTCCGTCCCGAGGCGTCGCTGCTCTACATCAATGCAGAGACAATCCTGGACACGGTCTTGGCCGCGCTCCGGAGCTCGCCGGGCATCCACCTCGTGGCCTGCGACCTCTCGGCCTCGCCCTACATCGACCTGGCGGGAGCGCGGATGCTGCACGAGCTCCATGACGAGCTTGCGTCGCGCAAGGTGACTCTCTGCATCGTCGGCGCGCATGCGCAGCTCCGCGATCTCCTGCGGGCCGAGGGGCTGGCGCAGAAGACCGACAGTGACCAATGGCTGCGGTCGCTCGACAGTCTGCTCGGCAGTGATCAGGCGGCGAGTGCGCAACGCACGGGCTGA
- a CDS encoding HlyD family secretion protein — protein sequence MLELMICSLVTILPDYLYRRYVQGKRFGKEITFFSVWYELRWGITGCLMLTVSLITMIFYFHPSTSSATLYFRTVPVMPVGVAGRVAEVNVGFTQAVKKGDVLFKLDGAKQQAAVETAKRKIAEVDASTVSAKADVVKAEAQIGEAKANLQQAKDELDVKSELQRRNPGIVPQRDIDKLQVLVDQRQSGVDAANAVKESAVLRVSTLLPAEKASAEAALAEAEVLLDQTIIRAGVDGRVEQFLLRTGDVVNQLLRPAGVLIPDGAGRNILQAGFGQIEAQVMKPGMVAEATCISKPWVIIPMVITTVQDYIAAGQFQGGQQLLEAQNAVKPGTILVFLEPLYKGGLEGVTPGSSCIVNAYTSNHEEISAKDTPSGRKFALHVVDATGLVHALLLRIQALLLPIQTLVLSGH from the coding sequence ATGCTTGAGCTCATGATCTGCTCCCTGGTGACGATCCTGCCGGATTACCTCTACCGCCGTTACGTCCAGGGCAAGCGCTTCGGCAAGGAGATCACCTTCTTCTCGGTCTGGTACGAGCTGCGCTGGGGCATCACGGGATGCCTGATGCTGACGGTGTCGCTGATCACCATGATCTTCTATTTCCATCCCTCCACATCGAGCGCGACGCTTTATTTCCGTACCGTGCCGGTCATGCCGGTCGGCGTCGCCGGCCGCGTGGCTGAGGTGAACGTCGGCTTCACCCAAGCGGTGAAGAAGGGAGACGTGCTGTTCAAGTTGGACGGTGCCAAGCAGCAGGCGGCCGTCGAGACCGCCAAGCGAAAGATTGCCGAGGTCGATGCATCGACAGTGTCAGCGAAGGCCGACGTCGTGAAGGCCGAGGCGCAGATCGGCGAAGCCAAAGCCAACCTGCAGCAGGCCAAGGATGAGCTGGACGTCAAGAGCGAGCTGCAGCGTCGCAATCCCGGCATCGTGCCGCAGCGGGACATCGACAAGCTGCAGGTGCTCGTAGACCAGCGGCAATCCGGCGTGGACGCCGCAAATGCAGTCAAGGAATCGGCGGTCTTGCGCGTCTCGACGCTGTTGCCCGCCGAGAAGGCCAGCGCCGAGGCCGCGCTGGCTGAGGCGGAGGTGCTTCTGGATCAGACGATCATTCGCGCTGGCGTTGACGGGCGGGTCGAGCAATTCCTGCTGCGCACCGGTGATGTCGTCAATCAGCTGTTGCGCCCGGCAGGGGTGCTCATTCCGGATGGTGCCGGTAGAAACATCCTGCAGGCCGGCTTCGGTCAGATTGAGGCCCAGGTGATGAAGCCGGGTATGGTCGCGGAGGCGACCTGCATCTCCAAGCCGTGGGTTATCATCCCGATGGTGATCACAACGGTGCAGGACTACATCGCCGCCGGTCAGTTCCAGGGCGGACAGCAACTGCTCGAGGCCCAGAACGCGGTGAAGCCTGGTACGATCCTCGTATTCCTGGAGCCGCTCTATAAGGGCGGGCTGGAGGGCGTCACGCCCGGCTCGAGCTGCATCGTCAATGCCTATACCAGCAATCACGAGGAAATCTCCGCCAAGGACACGCCGAGCGGCCGGAAGTTCGCGCTCCACGTCGTCGACGCCACCGGCCTCGTCCACGCGCTGCTGCTGCGCATCCAGGCCTTGCTGCTGCCGATCCAGACGCTGGTGTTGAGTGGGCATTGA
- the ppk2 gene encoding polyphosphate kinase 2, giving the protein MAMDARAENKHAPAEKMKRKDYEKELEKLQVELCHLQEWVRAEKLKVIIIFEGRDAAGKGGTIKALTEKVSPRVFRVCALPAPSDRQKSQLFLQRYIEQFPAGGEIVIFDRSWYNRAGVEYVMGFCSPTEHKRFLELCPLVEKFAVDAGIVLIKLWLEVGMEEQERRFTARIEDPLRQWKLSPMDTESFGRWYDYSRARDMMFEATDTKHAPWRLIRSDDKRRARLNVISHILRTIPYKKVKREKIKLPPRSHKGRYNDQASLRGLKFVEERY; this is encoded by the coding sequence ATGGCCATGGACGCCCGCGCCGAGAACAAGCACGCCCCCGCCGAGAAGATGAAGCGGAAGGACTATGAGAAGGAGCTCGAAAAGCTCCAGGTCGAGCTGTGTCACCTCCAGGAATGGGTCAGGGCCGAGAAACTGAAGGTGATCATCATCTTCGAGGGGCGCGATGCCGCCGGCAAGGGCGGCACCATCAAGGCCTTGACGGAAAAGGTCAGCCCGCGCGTGTTCCGTGTCTGCGCCCTGCCCGCGCCCTCTGACCGGCAGAAATCCCAGCTCTTCCTGCAGCGCTATATCGAGCAGTTCCCCGCCGGCGGCGAGATCGTGATCTTCGACCGCAGCTGGTACAACCGCGCCGGCGTCGAATATGTCATGGGCTTCTGCTCTCCGACCGAGCACAAGCGCTTCCTGGAACTGTGTCCGCTGGTCGAGAAGTTCGCCGTGGACGCCGGCATCGTCCTGATCAAGCTCTGGCTCGAGGTCGGGATGGAGGAGCAGGAACGCCGCTTCACGGCGCGGATCGAGGATCCGCTGCGGCAATGGAAGCTGAGCCCGATGGACACCGAGTCGTTCGGGCGCTGGTACGATTATTCCCGCGCACGCGACATGATGTTCGAGGCGACCGATACCAAGCATGCGCCGTGGCGGCTGATCCGCTCCGATGACAAGCGGCGCGCGCGGCTGAACGTCATCTCGCACATCCTGAGAACGATCCCATACAAGAAGGTCAAGCGCGAGAAGATCAAGCTGCCGCCGCGGTCGCACAAGGGACGCTACAACGACCAGGCGAGCCTGCGCGGACTGAAGTTCGTCGAGGAACGATACTGA